A portion of the Intestinibacillus sp. Marseille-P6563 genome contains these proteins:
- a CDS encoding AEC family transporter — MDSLVYSLNATLPIFAVIFLSYVLKRRGFFSEGFIAGADKVIFKLFLPILLFRDIAAGRITETFDLKFFLFCAISTTVYFFAIWAGAELFLRDKSMIGAFTQGAFRGSLAVLGVAFIQNIYGDAGLAPLMIVATVPLYNIYAVLVLTVRSNSRQPGRSLLRSTLVGILTNPIILGILCGLPFSLLEVDFPAVVTKTLDMFAAPATPLALVSIGAGFEGAKAIQKLGPTIAASLIKLVVLPGIFLPIAYAMGFRDQALVALLIMTGAPSTVTCYIMTKNMDGDAVLSSSIIVLTTALSALTMTAALYIMHSIGAI; from the coding sequence TTGGACAGTCTCGTATATAGTTTAAACGCCACATTGCCGATTTTTGCGGTGATTTTTTTGAGTTATGTGCTCAAACGGCGCGGCTTTTTTTCCGAAGGCTTTATCGCCGGGGCGGACAAGGTAATTTTTAAATTGTTTCTGCCCATTTTGTTGTTTCGAGATATTGCTGCCGGACGCATCACCGAAACATTTGATCTGAAATTTTTTCTGTTTTGCGCCATCTCGACCACGGTTTACTTTTTTGCCATCTGGGCAGGCGCGGAATTGTTTCTGCGCGATAAAAGCATGATCGGCGCCTTTACCCAAGGTGCGTTTCGGGGCTCACTGGCCGTGTTGGGCGTGGCATTTATCCAGAACATTTATGGCGATGCCGGTCTGGCGCCGCTGATGATCGTGGCGACCGTGCCGTTGTACAATATCTATGCGGTGCTGGTGCTGACCGTGCGGTCAAACAGCCGCCAGCCGGGACGCAGTTTGCTGCGTAGCACGCTAGTCGGTATTTTGACCAACCCCATCATTCTGGGCATCTTATGCGGCCTGCCGTTTTCGCTGCTGGAAGTCGATTTCCCAGCCGTGGTCACAAAGACCTTGGATATGTTTGCCGCTCCGGCAACGCCTCTGGCACTCGTTTCCATCGGTGCAGGCTTTGAGGGTGCCAAAGCCATTCAGAAGCTGGGACCGACCATTGCAGCATCCCTCATCAAACTGGTGGTGCTGCCGGGGATTTTCCTGCCGATTGCCTATGCCATGGGGTTCCGCGACCAGGCCCTGGTCGCGCTGCTCATTATGACCGGCGCACCGAGTACCGTGACCTGTTACATCATGACCAAGAACATGGACGGCGATGCGGTTTTGTCCTCGTCGATCATTGTGTTGACGACGGCGCTGTCTGCCCTGACGATGACCGCAGCACTCTATATCATGCATTCCATCGGCGCGATTTAG
- a CDS encoding DegV family protein has product MQKIVVISDSSCDYSPEQALAAGFTMVPLTVSFGEEHFLEGLELTPAQFYRRLGKTSELPKTSQPSPEMFMRVFRTYADAEHIVCITIAGGLSGTVRSATLAASLLEEHGFAPKIHVIDSYNGCTATGLMAEAAAQMAQAGASIDEILQRMEEMQHTAAIYFVPETLEYLRRGGRIGNVRAAMGGLLGIKPILTVVEGLATDCGKCRGAAQIKQKLVQKFLECAKDLSQVIVIHADAPAQAHALVQELKHVVPGIRAHIHSVGAVIGTYIGAGAVGLSFEEKAARW; this is encoded by the coding sequence ATGCAGAAAATCGTTGTCATTTCCGACTCCAGCTGCGATTATTCGCCCGAACAGGCGTTGGCCGCTGGCTTCACCATGGTTCCGTTGACCGTTTCGTTTGGAGAAGAGCATTTTTTAGAGGGCTTGGAACTGACGCCGGCGCAGTTTTACCGTCGGCTTGGCAAAACAAGCGAACTGCCCAAAACTTCCCAGCCGAGCCCGGAAATGTTCATGCGTGTGTTCCGCACCTATGCGGATGCTGAGCATATTGTCTGCATCACCATTGCAGGGGGCCTGTCTGGTACGGTCCGTTCGGCCACTTTGGCGGCGTCCTTGCTGGAAGAACACGGGTTTGCACCGAAAATTCATGTGATTGACTCGTATAACGGCTGTACCGCGACCGGCCTGATGGCAGAAGCAGCTGCGCAGATGGCGCAGGCAGGAGCGTCCATTGACGAAATTTTGCAGCGCATGGAAGAGATGCAGCATACCGCCGCCATCTATTTCGTGCCGGAAACCTTGGAATATCTGCGTCGGGGCGGCCGAATCGGCAATGTGCGCGCAGCGATGGGCGGTCTGCTGGGTATCAAGCCCATTTTGACCGTGGTGGAAGGTCTTGCAACCGACTGCGGCAAATGCCGTGGCGCCGCGCAAATCAAACAGAAATTGGTACAAAAATTTTTGGAGTGCGCCAAAGACCTGAGCCAGGTCATTGTCATCCATGCAGATGCACCGGCGCAGGCTCATGCGCTGGTACAGGAACTGAAACATGTTGTGCCGGGTATTCGGGCCCATATTCACAGCGTGGGTGCTGTGATCGGGACCTATATTGGAGCAGGAGCAGTCGGCCTGTCGTTTGAAGAAAAGGCTGCACGCTGGTAA
- a CDS encoding MarR family winged helix-turn-helix transcriptional regulator — MSDYETIHTFLVDVWGRINKIEERSLSTSLDAEISITEIHIIEKIGDHQPRRMSEVSKALGVTMATLTVACDRLETKGLVERARDHKDKRVVNVRLTAKGRAVYEYHKQFQDRMLEAAVSELTPQETSILADSLLKLQKFFLSESEST; from the coding sequence ATGTCCGATTATGAAACTATTCATACATTTTTGGTTGATGTTTGGGGACGAATCAACAAAATTGAAGAACGTTCCCTGTCGACCAGTCTGGATGCGGAGATTTCCATTACCGAAATCCACATCATCGAAAAGATCGGTGACCATCAACCGCGCCGTATGAGTGAGGTGTCCAAGGCGCTTGGTGTGACGATGGCCACTTTGACTGTGGCCTGTGACCGGTTAGAAACCAAAGGATTGGTCGAACGAGCACGGGACCACAAAGACAAGCGGGTGGTCAACGTGCGGCTGACCGCAAAGGGGCGGGCAGTCTATGAATACCACAAACAATTTCAGGATCGTATGCTCGAAGCTGCCGTCAGCGAGTTAACCCCACAGGAAACCTCCATCCTGGCGGACAGTTTACTCAAATTACAAAAATTTTTCCTATCGGAATCCGAATCCACATAG
- a CDS encoding ROK family transcriptional regulator, whose amino-acid sequence MKASDKLSASEVRRVNRNRVYMYLYEQETPKTKRDIEQSLEISMPTVTQNLKELLEQGLISYVGTEESTGGRKARQIAVDPAARFAVGIELSPKHIRYVAVDLRAREIAFTEVEQQFQDNALYYKYLAQELERFLDAYDLKRSQLLGIGITVPGIVDKDQSVVTVSPVLAVRKLNIRQITERIPYPCFVQNDASAGGVAEGWMHYMQDNMAYLYLGKGVGGALLLEGKPYMGKNGRSAEFGHTCVHPGGALCHCGKRGCLEAYCSTARLTDDLGKSTEEFFQGLQDGEDELIRVWNRYLDYLALGIYNIRMNFDCDVMLGGRISPFLADYLPDLRMRLQKLNAFENNAAYLHIGACGSKANCIGVALHFIKQFIEQV is encoded by the coding sequence TTGAAGGCATCGGATAAGCTTTCGGCATCCGAAGTGCGCCGCGTCAACCGAAATCGTGTATACATGTACTTATACGAACAGGAAACCCCAAAAACCAAGCGGGATATCGAACAAAGCTTGGAAATCAGTATGCCGACGGTGACGCAAAACCTCAAAGAATTGCTGGAACAAGGGCTGATTTCCTATGTGGGGACCGAAGAATCGACCGGCGGCCGAAAAGCACGGCAAATCGCCGTGGACCCGGCGGCTCGTTTTGCGGTCGGCATTGAATTATCTCCCAAGCACATTCGTTATGTAGCCGTTGATCTGCGGGCGCGGGAAATCGCGTTTACCGAAGTGGAACAGCAGTTCCAGGACAATGCGCTGTATTATAAATATCTGGCCCAAGAACTGGAACGATTTCTGGATGCGTATGACCTGAAACGGTCACAGCTTTTGGGCATTGGCATCACTGTACCCGGCATTGTGGACAAGGACCAAAGTGTAGTCACCGTATCGCCTGTGCTGGCTGTGCGCAAACTGAACATCCGGCAAATCACTGAACGCATTCCGTATCCCTGCTTTGTGCAGAACGATGCTTCCGCGGGCGGCGTGGCCGAAGGCTGGATGCACTATATGCAGGACAATATGGCGTATCTGTATTTGGGCAAGGGTGTTGGCGGTGCCTTGCTGCTGGAAGGAAAGCCTTACATGGGGAAGAATGGCCGCAGCGCGGAATTTGGCCATACCTGTGTCCATCCAGGGGGCGCGTTGTGTCATTGTGGCAAACGAGGCTGTTTGGAGGCCTATTGTTCTACGGCGCGCCTGACCGATGATCTGGGGAAGAGCACAGAAGAATTTTTCCAGGGCTTGCAGGATGGGGAGGATGAACTCATCCGCGTGTGGAATCGCTACTTGGACTATTTGGCTCTGGGAATTTATAATATCCGCATGAATTTTGACTGTGATGTCATGCTGGGCGGACGGATTTCGCCGTTTTTGGCCGACTATCTGCCCGATTTGCGCATGCGGCTGCAAAAGCTCAATGCCTTTGAAAACAATGCAGCGTATCTGCATATTGGCGCATGCGGCAGCAAAGCCAACTGCATCGGGGTGGCGCTGCACTTTATCAAACAATTTATCGAGCAAGTGTAA
- the acpP gene encoding acyl carrier protein — protein MFEKICELLADKFDADASTMTMDTSIKDDLNADSLDVVELMMDLEEQFGITISDEEAMKLSTIGDIVKYIDEHQ, from the coding sequence ATGTTTGAGAAAATCTGTGAGCTGCTTGCCGACAAGTTCGACGCCGACGCTTCCACCATGACCATGGATACTTCCATCAAGGACGACCTGAACGCCGACTCCCTCGACGTAGTTGAGCTGATGATGGATCTGGAAGAGCAGTTCGGTATCACCATCTCCGATGAGGAAGCTATGAAGCTGTCTACCATCGGCGACATCGTGAAGTACATCGACGAGCATCAATAA
- the accA gene encoding acetyl-CoA carboxylase carboxyl transferase subunit alpha — protein sequence MAESVREKLQIIHDPKRPTIDDYVAALFDDFVELHGDRAYAEDSAICAGIGLFGGMPVTVIGHRKGKTTEENIAANFGMPHPEGYRKALRLAHQAEKFGRPVLCFVDTPGAFCGVGAEERGQGEAIARCLYDFMALRTPVVSIVTGEGGSGGALALAVADRVLMMENALYSVISPRGCASILWKDASREIEAAECLKITAQDLYGFGMIEGIIPEGPAMVKNVKKALTLVLRELMAEPDMDAMLEKRYEKFRKIGVFQEINQI from the coding sequence GTGGCTGAATCGGTTCGGGAAAAATTGCAGATCATCCATGACCCCAAGCGTCCGACCATTGACGACTATGTCGCAGCGCTGTTTGATGATTTTGTCGAGCTGCATGGCGACCGGGCGTATGCCGAGGATTCGGCCATCTGTGCAGGCATCGGTCTGTTCGGCGGTATGCCGGTGACCGTCATTGGCCACCGCAAGGGCAAGACGACCGAGGAGAACATTGCCGCAAACTTTGGCATGCCCCATCCGGAAGGCTACCGCAAGGCGTTGCGTCTGGCGCATCAGGCGGAAAAGTTTGGCCGGCCGGTACTGTGCTTTGTCGATACGCCGGGTGCCTTTTGCGGCGTCGGCGCCGAAGAGCGCGGGCAGGGCGAGGCGATTGCCCGGTGCCTGTATGACTTCATGGCATTGCGGACTCCCGTGGTCAGCATCGTGACCGGGGAAGGCGGCTCAGGCGGCGCATTGGCGCTAGCTGTGGCCGACCGGGTGCTGATGATGGAAAATGCGCTGTATTCGGTCATTTCTCCGCGCGGCTGTGCTTCCATCCTGTGGAAGGATGCCAGCCGAGAGATTGAGGCGGCCGAATGTCTCAAAATCACCGCCCAGGACCTGTATGGGTTTGGCATGATCGAGGGCATCATCCCCGAAGGTCCGGCTATGGTCAAGAATGTCAAGAAAGCGCTCACGCTGGTGCTGCGCGAACTGATGGCCGAACCGGATATGGATGCAATGCTGGAAAAACGGTATGAAAAATTCCGAAAAATCGGAGTTTTCCAGGAAATAAACCAAATTTAA